In Roseofilum reptotaenium CS-1145, one DNA window encodes the following:
- a CDS encoding CAAD domain-containing protein has protein sequence MQSKEPEKTPTPASTPSPAPVSAPVPTPKAELVESPTSSPVMASSSGQQTVDQVLTILSRLTDYIGEFFVTYQKPLINVALVITALISVYLTLAILDAVNHIPLLGFALAPLFELVGIIYTAWFVWRYMLKASTRQELYKDISGLTSQVTGGQKADS, from the coding sequence ATGCAAAGTAAAGAACCTGAAAAAACCCCGACTCCAGCCTCGACTCCTAGCCCAGCTCCGGTATCAGCTCCTGTTCCAACGCCTAAAGCTGAGTTAGTCGAATCTCCTACCTCCTCTCCCGTTATGGCTTCTTCCTCCGGACAACAAACCGTCGATCAAGTACTGACTATTCTCTCTCGGTTAACGGACTATATCGGTGAGTTCTTTGTTACTTATCAAAAACCCTTAATCAACGTAGCTTTGGTGATCACGGCTTTGATTTCTGTTTATCTCACCTTAGCGATATTAGATGCGGTTAATCATATCCCCCTTCTGGGCTTTGCTCTTGCCCCCCTCTTTGAACTGGTGGGAATTATTTATACCGCTTGGTTTGTTTGGCGCTATATGCTCAAAGCTTCAACTCGCCAAGAACTCTACAAGGATATTTCCGGTTTAACCTCTCAGGTAACGGGGGGGCAAAAAGCCGATTCGTAA